From the Clavibacter phaseoli genome, one window contains:
- a CDS encoding benzoate/H(+) symporter BenE family transporter has protein sequence MTVIEAPGGRAQARGAGIVTAVVGFAGTSAVVLTGLTAVGASPSQAASGLLALCVTQGLGTVLLAHRFRRPITLSWSTPGAALLIGSGAVEGGWAAAVGAFLVCGILVLATALWPLLGRLVRLIPASVAAAMLAGVLLPLCVATVTAAVATPLVVVPVVLAWLVAARLAPRWAAPTALAAALVVVGISLAVAGPAPGSSLDLAHLVPRIELTAPVFTVAAAVALGIPLFVVTMASQNLPGVAVLASFGYETPWRAAMTTTAAATLVSAPFGGHAVNLAALSAALSAAPSAHPDPDERWRAASTAGWTNLVLGLASAALAAVIVAGPAGVVAAAAGLALAPSLASSLASAMREPGAHLPAIATFVVAASGITVGGLGAAFCALVAGVLVHLALRTRATRSDRLDRHEERDAA, from the coding sequence ATGACGGTCATCGAGGCGCCCGGCGGACGGGCCCAGGCGCGCGGGGCGGGCATCGTCACCGCGGTCGTCGGCTTCGCCGGGACCTCGGCGGTCGTGCTCACCGGCCTCACGGCGGTGGGGGCGTCGCCGTCGCAGGCCGCGTCCGGGCTGCTCGCGCTGTGCGTCACGCAGGGCCTCGGGACCGTGCTCCTCGCCCACCGCTTCCGCCGGCCGATCACGCTCTCCTGGTCGACGCCCGGGGCGGCGCTGCTCATCGGGTCCGGCGCCGTCGAGGGCGGCTGGGCCGCGGCGGTCGGCGCGTTCCTGGTGTGCGGGATCCTCGTGCTCGCGACCGCGCTCTGGCCGCTGCTCGGCCGCCTGGTGCGCCTGATCCCGGCGAGCGTGGCCGCCGCGATGCTCGCGGGCGTGCTCCTCCCCCTGTGCGTCGCGACCGTGACGGCCGCGGTCGCCACGCCGCTCGTCGTCGTGCCCGTGGTCCTCGCGTGGCTCGTCGCCGCCCGCCTCGCCCCGCGCTGGGCGGCCCCGACCGCGCTGGCCGCCGCGCTCGTGGTGGTCGGGATCTCGCTCGCGGTCGCGGGGCCGGCGCCCGGATCGTCGCTCGACCTCGCGCACCTCGTGCCGCGGATCGAGCTGACGGCGCCCGTGTTCACGGTGGCGGCGGCGGTCGCGCTGGGGATCCCCCTCTTCGTCGTGACGATGGCGTCGCAGAACCTCCCGGGCGTCGCGGTGCTCGCGAGCTTCGGCTACGAGACGCCGTGGCGGGCCGCGATGACGACGACCGCGGCGGCCACGCTCGTGAGCGCGCCGTTCGGCGGGCACGCCGTGAACCTCGCCGCGCTGTCGGCCGCGCTCTCCGCGGCGCCCTCCGCGCATCCGGATCCCGACGAGCGGTGGCGCGCGGCGAGCACGGCCGGGTGGACCAACCTCGTGCTCGGGCTGGCGTCGGCCGCGCTCGCGGCCGTGATCGTGGCGGGTCCGGCCGGCGTCGTCGCGGCCGCCGCCGGGCTGGCGCTCGCGCCGTCGCTCGCGTCGAGCCTGGCGTCCGCGATGCGGGAGCCGGGGGCGCACCTGCCCGCGATCGCGACGTTCGTGGTGGCGGCCTCCGGGATCACGGTCGGCGGGCTCGGCGCCGCGTTCTGCGCGCTCGTCGCCGGCGTGCTCGTGCACCTCGCGCTCCGGACGCGCGCGACGCGGAGTGACAGACTCGATCGACACGAGGAGCGCGACGCCGCATGA
- a CDS encoding NAD-dependent epimerase/dehydratase family protein: MKVLVTGSRGKVGRAAVEALVAAGHDVTGVDLVRPVFDAGVVVPGRYVMADLTDQGDAFAVVAGMDAVVHVAAIPQPTGNPAHVVLQTNLMSTFHLIEAAVRFGVPRFVNISSESIVGNFFPERPFLPDYAPVDEEHPLHPQDPYALSKAFGEQLMDAAVRRSDIRVISLRPSTVHNDDNYASNLGKQVRDASVLTANLWSYIDADDLADAIVLSVASDLPGHEVFYIAAADNAGGHDFAAELRRHYGDAIELRAIERVDSSGISTAKARRLLGWEPKRSWRDHLDADGNALPR, from the coding sequence GTGAAGGTCCTCGTCACCGGATCCCGCGGCAAGGTCGGCCGCGCCGCCGTCGAGGCGCTCGTCGCCGCCGGCCACGACGTCACGGGCGTCGACCTCGTGCGTCCCGTCTTCGACGCGGGCGTCGTCGTGCCCGGCCGCTACGTGATGGCGGACCTCACCGACCAGGGCGACGCCTTCGCGGTCGTCGCCGGCATGGACGCCGTGGTGCACGTCGCCGCGATCCCGCAGCCCACCGGCAACCCGGCGCACGTCGTGCTGCAGACGAACCTCATGTCGACGTTCCACCTCATCGAGGCCGCCGTGCGCTTCGGGGTGCCGCGCTTCGTCAACATCTCGAGCGAGAGCATCGTCGGCAACTTCTTCCCGGAGCGGCCGTTCCTGCCCGACTACGCGCCCGTGGACGAGGAGCACCCGCTCCACCCGCAGGATCCGTACGCGCTCTCGAAGGCGTTCGGCGAGCAGCTGATGGACGCGGCCGTGCGCCGCTCCGACATCCGCGTGATCTCGCTGCGCCCGAGCACGGTGCACAACGACGACAACTACGCCTCGAACCTCGGCAAGCAGGTGCGGGACGCCTCCGTGCTCACCGCGAACCTGTGGAGCTACATCGACGCGGACGACCTGGCCGACGCGATCGTGCTCTCGGTCGCCTCCGACCTGCCGGGCCACGAGGTGTTCTACATCGCCGCCGCCGACAACGCGGGCGGGCACGACTTCGCCGCCGAGCTGCGCCGCCACTACGGCGACGCCATCGAGCTGCGCGCGATCGAGCGCGTGGACTCCTCGGGCATCTCGACCGCGAAGGCCCGCCGCCTCCTCGGCTGGGAGCCGAAGCGCAGCTGGCGCGACCACCTCGACGCCGACGGGAACGCGCTGCCCCGCTAG